In the Labilithrix sp. genome, GCGGGCTCTTCGGGGTGGGGCTCGTCGTGTCGGGGATGACGAAGCCGGCCAAGGTGCTCGGCTTCCTCGACGTCGCGGGCGCGTGGGACGCGAGCCTCGCGCTCGTGATGGTCGGCGCGATCGGCGTCCACGCCGCCGCGTACCAGTGGCTCCGCCGCCGCGGCGCGCCCCTCTTCGCGCCGCGCTTCGACCTCCCGTCGCGCACCGGCCTCGACGCCCCGCTCCTCGCCGGCGCCGCGA is a window encoding:
- a CDS encoding YeeE/YedE family protein, whose product is MTARARDVAIGLLTGGLFGVGLVVSGMTKPAKVLGFLDVAGAWDASLALVMVGAIGVHAAAYQWLRRRGAPLFAPRFDLPSRTGLDAPLLAGAAIFGVGWGLGGFCPGPALTSAAAHAPGAVAFVAAMSAGIVLRHHLAPRTRSGDEAPAE